DNA sequence from the Pungitius pungitius chromosome 3, fPunPun2.1, whole genome shotgun sequence genome:
TGGTGTTCTGCGCCCACTCGGCTCCAAACTTCTCCACCAGCTTCATCAGGTTACAGGTGGCCGCCTCACGGATGGCGTACACTGCAATGAGACACAGATGAGTCTTTGTGAAAGGTATTCCTGGATTTACTTTAATTGCAGCAACGTTATACAGTAACAGtttaacacacagacaaaatatATTAAGTACATTGAACTGTTCCGAAAtgtaaaaatgagaaaaagatccCTTTGATAGTCAGCGAGGAAAAGATTCCGGGAGGATTTCTCTTGTACTGTTTTTCTTTGAAGCAGCTTATGTAAGGGCTGCGCAGCCCTAACCCCAGGCAGcgcaacaaaacacacagggcCAACTGGGTTACATCATTGGaatggtgctgtgtgtgtgtgtgtgtgtgcgaaccGATACTGGAgtgaaaaatgtacacaaaaaaaacaatgctgcaaGTAAACCAAAGAAGGAATGGGGATCGCTACGGGGACACTGATCTTTCTGGAATTGAATATGGGTGATAGTTTACAAGAGAAGACCTTGAGCAAAGTCATGCAGACTAACTTTTCCAAAGAGTGGCCAAAGTGGGATTTATACCCATTCTGAGCACTGTACAAAATTAGTCAACAACTTATTatgaaagcagagagaaagCTGCAGATTGCCGTTGCTCAGACCCAACAGTACCAGGACACACATCTGCCTACTGCCACAGCTCTGGTGTGCAGGATGGAGGGATTCTCTCCCCGGTTCTTCAGTTGTAAGAACCAAAATAATGCTTGGGCAAAAAAcctgaatacaaataaaacgtATGCCAGCCTCCATTTAAGCAACCACCGTGTCTCCCCACAAACTGTAGGTTTATATTTAGAAGTTCAACCTGTTAATACCCAGGAAAGATTTGACCCACAAAAGTTCCTTACCGTGGTCGATGAGCCAGGCCATGCAGAGGGTGTTGAGCTTCTCGTCAAAGAACTCCACTCCCTGAGAGAAACATGGACACGTTGGAATCAGGTTCTTTCCTTGAAGTCTACAGTCCAACAGACACAATGTGGCTGCAAATTGCCATGATTTCTGGTTTTGCACTGGGTGCTAACTAAAAGGCCGTCAAAACGCCAAACGAGTTCAGGAGCCGATGACTCACCAGCTGGCCTGCCAACAGAGGCATGTACTCGATGATGGCGAGGCGGACCCTCCACTTTGCGTCCTCCGCCAGCTCCACGATGGCGGGCAGCAGAGACTGGGAGAGCTGACGGATGCCAATCACCTCGTTCACACAGTCTAGGTTGGAGATGATGTTGAGGCGCACCTCGGGGCACTGGGACAGAAAAGGGAAGAGGACCATTATGCATCTTAggttgtttatatatatgaacaGACTAACTGTTTTTACTATATAATAACGGTACATTTCTACAGTTAAAGATACTTAAGTCACAGTAAACCAAAGTAGTTCTCAACAAGGTAACCCGTGTTTAGATAGTTAAATGGAGATTAACTATAATACTTGGACAGGATATGAACAGCATTAGGTAAACTCCACATATGCATTACATCATTTAGCtgtcgcttttatccaaagcgacttacaagtgcatttcaaccataaggttACAAACTCaagagaacaagaaacaacCCAAAAAAAATATCCCAAAACAAAATGGAAGCCCTGCAGAGATTGAACCCTCACTCAGGCCTGTTAACTAAGTGGGAACATAAATTATTTAGCTTATAATAAAATGGCCCATCCGCTCAACATTCTACACGGTGCTTAAACTGTCCTCGGCACCTTGAGTTGTTCAAATTTGCTTGTCAAAGCTGTCGTTTTGTGCATAATTCCAAGTAGACAGCGTTAGGCTTTCGTTTGTGCCAAGAGGAAACGGGGCCATCTTTAAATAGGACTACGAAGAGAAGCAGGGGAAGAAATGACAGCCACAAACCTcccaaaacacaaatacacattgtGTCTAGTCTAACCTGTCAAACTTGTGTCTGATCTGAATAGGAAACCTAGTGTCATACAAATGTGTTCATAGCACAGTTCTTGAGGAACCTGTTAAGTTAGCGGATGAATACCTTTGTACAGTCCTCAGTTAAGCTTTACCCAGTCTCAAAACCCATTGCACCACCAAATGTTTTTGTACCGGCTCAGAGAAAAATCGTTTCACAAGGTGTGGCCATtactaaaataacaaaataactgCAAGGCAAATCAGACTGACTAATGAGAGGACATTGCCGACTTAATGACAAAACTATACTTGAATGTGCTAAGTAACCGGCATGACAAACCTCAACCACCAAGTACCGAGATGTGGCACTTAACATACATTCAATCAAAATGCGCCATGCCACATCGTATTTAATTGCAGCGTGTTTATGCCTCCCTCTAGACAGGCTCCTCTTATTTTAAGCCATCTGGCTCACCCTCCAATCAGCTACATCTGGTAGCTGCAACTAAGTGGCTTCAGTTTGCCCGACTACTTCCCCCCTCCCTAAAGTAGTAAAgcttggggaaacactgaaattTGGTAGAGTCCGGCTAGTGGCAAGCTAAGCTAAGGCCGTAAGGACTTCAAAAGCCAGATGTGCACGATGGGAGAGAGAAACTGAGGGAAGCGACGACGGCTCTGCGTTCTTTTTACCTCGTCCTTGAGCTGAGCCAAGAAGAGAGGCAGCAAGTGCTCTATTGTGTTGTCCTTTCCCAGGATGGTAGAAAGGCCCATAATGACCGAGGCGAGGGCCGACTTCACGTGCTGATTGGTGTCTGAGACGAGCTCCTGGAGACGAGACACAGATCAGAAAAACAAATGGTTAAGACAGAATGTACGTAATTAAAACACAAGGAGCTTTGCTATGGCTCATATTCACAACACAAGAGGGGGAGGCTCTAATCCACTTGAGAGTAATCGCGGTACAACTAAAACTGGcccaaaatgttgaataaaaaaatactgccaatgacataacatttttttaatcattagaCTTAAACTAAACTGAACTTATtggtaaaaacaacaacagtgccACCTGCTGTTCAAAATCTGCAAACTACTGGCGTTCAGACGGCGTCTTACTCGTGGTCTAACACTGTATAACATTCCCACATTAAAGCACTTTATGCTTGAAGACGGAATCATAGCATCTCCCGAGGTAAACAGGACGTCCACTAGTCCAATGAGGACTCCATTCGTCCTCTACTGCGCGGGTGGAAGTGTTTGTGGGCATGAGACAAAACCCATAACGGCTGCAGAGGGCATGTTTATTGTAAACACTTTCAGTTTCCCATCGAGGACATTACCTTGACACATGGCAGAATGTGAGTCATGATGATTTGCTCACGATTTTCCTCGGGCAGGTTCTCGCAGAACTCTAACAAAAAAGAACAGTGAATAAGAAGTGTGCAACAGACTGGAGGGACACCAACTCATTTAAGAGTCTAGTATTAATGCTTCTGTGTCCGTGTCCTTACCTTTGACTTTGTTGGCTGCAGCAGCACGGACTTCCGCTTCACAGTCCTTCAAAAGATTCTGGAAGGCTGGGACCAGATCATTCTTGGTGATCTCTGGCCCAACTGCTTTCTGGAGCTACATTTGGAGGCAAGtcaatacatttcaataaatgagtaaaataacaaaaaatgtaatactttgttttttaaaacattgctGGATTTTAGTGGAGCCTAGAGTACATACGGTGGATAATTAAAGCTAAATAGCACTGCAATCGGACCATAGCTGATCGACAAAGACTCAATTTTAtaatcacatttacacaaatgtcCCGCATGACGAAGACAATGTACATTGACACAAAGTGGTAAACGTGGTTGAGCCACGGATTGACATTGTTATGCTATGTTAGAGACAAACAATATCCCTTTTAATTTAAgttttgtacattttacaaGTGACCATTTAGCTGAAATCTTTAGAAAATACCAGCATATTTAACACATGTTGCCTTTCAGCCTAAAAACACAGATAAGTATCGGTACAAATGCCAAATACATGAGCTAAATTCTTGTTTTCCTTAAagttaatacaaaatatatttgtattcctTGTTTTCTAATtacaaaattaataaaaaataaagtgtgtaGGTTGGGGGGGGATAGAGGATGCCATCTTGGGTAAGAaattattacaaaaataaaaccatttgccTCTGAAACAAACTTGAACATGCCCGTCTTTcttactctttaaaaaaaaaaagtgcagaaaAAGGAATACCAAAAATAACCAGTGCAACAGCAACATCACAAATTTAACTTCAGGGGAAAACATCAGTCACACATTTCATAGAATTAATTGTTTGatattatgtttttatatgtattttgcCCATATTCCTGAGACTTACACTTTTAAACATAAATCTGTTGCTGACTTGGACAATGTGTGCACtttgtaaaatatgaattatttccCTATGTTAATATTTTTCAGTTCAATGTATGTTGGAAACCGGAGTGTAAGTAAAATCTAAATAGCCcctatacatatacattttttgccactttttaaatgttaaacttcaCCATCACCCAGATTTGGAAAGAAGTCGTTACTTACTTCAGAGAACTTGTCAGCCACCATGTAGCGGACCCTCCAGGATTTATCTTCTGCAGCCTGGCGAAGGGTTGGCATCACCAGGGACTCAAGGTCCTCCTGAGGCAGCAGAGTTGCAATGCTGACACAAGCCTCAACCGCAAGAAGCCGCACTGAGTCCTGATGGAGAAAGGCAATGTCAGCAATTTGGCCACTCCTGGGTTTATCAAAAAGGTTTGGAATACAGAATAAAGAGTTGAATTGAGAAGGACGATAACTGCTCATACCTGCTCATCAGAGGCCAAAGCGGTGAAGAGGGAAATGATGTCACTTTTTACATAATCCAGCTCAAGGACTTTGGCAAACTCCCCCAGTTTGGATGCTGCAGCACGACGCACCATAGGAGTGTCATCTGAGCACAAAGTGCGGAAATGCCTAGAGAAATGGCCAAAGATATTTCATCAGAAAAAGCCTGAATACAAACTTGCTGAGACACCTAAAACAGTCACCACATTTTTGTTAATGAAGCCACTTACTGGCGGATCTCTGCCTTGACAGTGCTGGAGACACGAGGATAACAGACGCTAAAGAGACCACAAGCAGATGTGCGAGAAGTGAACCAGTCACCGCTGGCCAGTCGCTTGACCAAAGGCTCAAAATGGACCTCTAGGTCAACAGGAGAGTGCTCCTGAGAAATCTTCCGCAGGGATTCCACAGCTTTATCTCTGACTACGGTCTCCTCAACTGTAGCAAGGCTCTCCAGAGGGGGCTGTATGACAAGAAAGGAGGTTAGACACAGTTGAGGTTAATCAAAAATCAAAGACAAGACATTAAGATTTCCGAAAATGAACGTCACTGTCTCCTGACGCGGAAAGCTATTAAATGCCGGACCTGGAAGGTCGTAACGGGACGCTTTGTTGCGCTATTTGGAGGTTTTGAGACGGGATATCTTATTGTTAAAGGCCAATATTGGGTTATGTTGTCAGCATCGATGGTCATTTTGGAGACCCTTTAACCAATGTTTAATCTCCCCGAAAAACAAACGTCCACAATGGACGCCCGTCCGGGCCATGCCTACAGCAGCGCACGGGTAAATCACCGGCTTTATCTCCTTTCACTGACTGactgaaaaatgttattttaataattaaaacagTATTGGGCTCAAAAGGTAAGGAGCCAACGCCTACTTTAACCattaaatcacctgaaaactATACACGGTCATttttaataaatagtttttctgGATAGCTAAAAACCTGCCAGGTCAGGAAACAGTAACGTTATATATAAAGCAGACTCCAGTGACTTACCAAGAGACAGTGGACATACTCTGGCCCTCCGACCAACATAGTGAAATTGCCAAGCTGCTCAGCCAAGGCCAAGAGCACCTCATCTTCATCATAGATGGTGTCTAAGAATTACAAGAAGAATCATtgaaaaatgtgtgaatatATGTCTGAAAATGTAATAATGCCATAATTGACGAAACAGCTAGGAATTAATCAAAGTACACATTCAGCACGTTACCCACGTGACATACCTTTTGAGAAAGGTAACAGAAATGTATGAGTTAGGTGAATCATTTTATTACCTGTGAGGAATGGAAGGAGTTCAGTGCGAGTCCGCTCGACACCAAGTGCCAAGGCAATAGTTGACAGCTTCTTGATGCTGTTCAGTCGTAACTGCACACAGGAGGGGCTCGCATTAGGCATTTACATTCATTAGACAGCGTCAATCAATAGAAGAAAACTCGAGGCTACGGTCTGCGTCTCAGTGATGTAACATTTGCTAAAGTCAACGTCATTTCTAAAACGGCAGCGATTTGAAAATTAAAGATGTGATTTTACATTAACGTATGGAGAACGAAAAGGCCAACAACAGTCAATTCTGCACTGCGGCCTGGAACGCCCTGCTGTTTTGATTGCTAACTTGAATGtgttggctaacgttagcattctGTTGGACGTTGCGTTGACCCGGGTTAGCTTGGGATGCCAACCGACTTCAAAATTGACGACTGTTACGTGTTAGTCTACACACTTAATTTgcgacaaacacaacaaaacgcTTCTCCAGATCAACATTAACGTTTTAAATGATAACGGAATAGGCCTCCGCCCGGGAACGTTAGCTCGCGTAGTTGCTAGTTAGCTAGCCTTAGCTGGTAATCAGAGGCACGACTCAAAGGAAGCTCTACCTGTTTTTACGAGACAATATAAGTGACAATTCTGGTGTCGCTAACGTACCTGGACATCCTCATTTCGCAGTTCATCAATGAGAACGGCAATAGGGTAGAGAGAGTCGTCTCCATCAGCTCCTGCCATTTTGGATAGTGTTGCAGTTATCGAATGGCGCTGCTGTGTTGCACTACGGGGTTTCTGGGCGAGATGAGCGGCTGCAGGGCCATGCCTCCTCCGCTTCTCCTGCTGGTGCTGCCTTCAcgaaaccacaaaaaaacccgCAAAGCAACAACTTCAGGCCAAACGGTTAAACattccccaaaataaaaaaaatgaaaaccccttAACCCTTAAGTAAATTGTTATAGAAATGGTGGAACCACCTAAAATGTGTAAAGTAGAGCAACACAAAAGTTATAGTAGTAAAAGTCACATTgtctatttatatttatagaaTGATACGTTACGTTATTTTGTTTGACTACAATAACTGTCCATTTGTCTACTTTCTGATTAGACTAAACTTGTATGTAAGTCAATGGCCCAAATTAATCAATCACTTCACCAACTCAGGTGTTAAAATTAGATTAAACATTAATAACAGCGTCAACACGCGTATTTATTACCAGTGTCAAGCATATAATATACATGAAAATAGTTGTTCTAAGTGTATACGATAATTAATGTATACAATGAATTTTAAGTAGTGGGGTTAGGGTCTGTTAAATTGTAATTACAATACAGTACGAGAAAAAAACTCGCTGCAGTTTGAACATGCAATACGTTGAAACTGAATAATGACAAAtaagacaaacaaagaaacTAATTTCGGAAAATTGCAAATGAAGGCTATGTAGAAACAAAATAATGTTCAAAAGTAAACCGGTTTGAAGGGCATGTCTTTACGGAAACGCTTCTATTTTGAAAACCAACCGGATAAAGAACCCAGCTTCCGGCTTTCGCGTTGAAGCCGGTAAGATGGcgtctcagcagcagcagtctggCGGGCCAATGTCGCAGGCCGGGTTGCAGGCTGCTTCaatacaacaacagcagcaacaacaacaacaacagcaacagcagcagcagcagcagcagcaattgAGCCAACAACAAGACTTTGATCCAGTACATCGATTTAAGATTCTTATTCCACAGTTAAAAGAGAGTCTGCAGGTAAATgtgcaccaaaaaaaataacacataacGTTATGTTAAAGACGTGTCTTAAACATGTCGCTTTATTTTTGCACTTTCAGAATCTCATGAAGATCGCATCCCTCAATTTAGCCCATAACACTACGATTGACAACGGCATGTGAGTAGtctgtgtttgggggggggcgtcgaCGTTTGAATTGAGTCAGAAGATGTTTTTGTGATTTTCCGGCGtgtcttttgtttcttctgtttcaGCA
Encoded proteins:
- the ppp2r1bb gene encoding serine/threonine-protein phosphatase 2A 65 kDa regulatory subunit A beta isoform; amino-acid sequence: MAGADGDDSLYPIAVLIDELRNEDVQLRLNSIKKLSTIALALGVERTRTELLPFLTDTIYDEDEVLLALAEQLGNFTMLVGGPEYVHCLLPPLESLATVEETVVRDKAVESLRKISQEHSPVDLEVHFEPLVKRLASGDWFTSRTSACGLFSVCYPRVSSTVKAEIRQHFRTLCSDDTPMVRRAAASKLGEFAKVLELDYVKSDIISLFTALASDEQDSVRLLAVEACVSIATLLPQEDLESLVMPTLRQAAEDKSWRVRYMVADKFSELQKAVGPEITKNDLVPAFQNLLKDCEAEVRAAAANKVKEFCENLPEENREQIIMTHILPCVKELVSDTNQHVKSALASVIMGLSTILGKDNTIEHLLPLFLAQLKDECPEVRLNIISNLDCVNEVIGIRQLSQSLLPAIVELAEDAKWRVRLAIIEYMPLLAGQLGVEFFDEKLNTLCMAWLIDHVYAIREAATCNLMKLVEKFGAEWAQNTIVPKVLGMANDPNYLHRMTTLFCINALSEACGQDITTKQMLPVVLKMSNDQVANVRFNVAKSLQKIGPVLDSNALQTEVKPVLEKLATDTDMDVKYFAQEAISVLALA